The genomic DNA TCATTGTCAGGGTTCGCCGTGTCTGCGGAGAAGGGGCTATAGCCGGATTTGGCCATGGCGGCCTCCCATTCGGAAATTTTCTCCTCCATGCGCTCGAAGCCTTTTGCTGCTGCCCCGCTAAAGGTGCCGTAGCTGGAATTCGGGCTTTCCGCGCTGCTGGATTGCTCCACCTTGCGTGCGCGTTCTGCCAGCTCTTTGCGTTTTTCTTTTAAGCGGGCCAGCTCTTCCTTTGCTTCCTTCAAACGCAGCTCCAATTCGAACACTTGGCTCTCGGCCTGCTTGGCGTTAGCCGCGAATTGCTCGGCCTCGTCTTGATAATGGATTTTGGCTACGGCAGCGCGGCGGGCAGCCTCTTCATTACCGGCAGTTAATGCTTCCAGCGCCTTTTGTTCCTGCAGCTGGGCATTGCGCGCGGCTTCAAGGCTCTTCTGCTCACTCACTTTAGCGGCGGTTTTGCGCTCGCGAAGCAAATTCTCTTTTGCGGCAATATCCTCTTCCAGGTTTCTTAAGTACTGTCCTGTCATCAGGATCGGATCCTCCAGTTTGTTCAGTACCTCGTGAATCGTTGCTTTCGTCAAGTTGGATAGTCTGTTCAATATGCTCATGTTCAGGACTCCTTTTTATTGTATATTTTTAACAGCTTAAATCATGAATGGGGTTAAAAAATGTTAGAATTTCGAGTAATGCTCATCATAACCGTAATCGTTGTAATCGTAGTGCAGGCCGGCAGGTTCTTTAGGAACGATCAGGCTGGCGATAAGGTAGATGGCCACGACGGTGCCGAAGCTGCAAATCGCTGCGACCAGGGCAATTAGACGAACTACGGTCGAATCTATGTTGAAATAGCGGGCAATACCTCCGCAAAGACCGGAGATTTGCTTATCTGTTCTCGAACGGTACAATTTCTTCATCATACTTCACTCACTTTCATATATTGTCATCGGGATGGTGCAATCCGTTGTTTATGACTTTATTTTATCGATTTTTCGGGAGTGGCATAACCGGCTGGGGACGGTTTTTGACCCCGACCATAGTCGGGTTGGTTCCTCGCCAGAAGGTGGGGGGGCAAGCAGCAACAAATATATAAGTGAAGGAGTGGACCGCATGAGGATCGCAGTTCTGCATGGAAGTACGAGAGAAGAGGGCAATACGGAAGCGCTGACGGAGATTGTGCTGGATGGGCTGGAGCGAACGGATATTTATCTCAGGGGAAAAACGATAAGGCCGATTCATGACCAGAGGCATGAGGAGGGCGGATTCGACCCTGTCGACGACGATTATGACGGTATCGTTCAGGATGTGCTGGAGCACGATATTCTCGTGTTCACTACACCGGTGTATTGGTACGGACCCTCGGGGATATTAAAAAACTTCATCGACCGCTGGTCGCAGAGCCTTCGCGACACCCGGTATAATTTCAAAGAAGCCATGGCGAAGAAGAAGGCCTATGTTATCGTCGTGGGGGGAGACAATCCGCGGATCAAGGCGCTGCCGCTCATTCAGATGCTTAAATACACTTTCGATTTCGTGGGCATGCCGCTGGAAGGTTATGTCATCGGTAAAGCCAGCCGGCCTGGCGATATTAAAGGCGATTCACGGGCGCTTGCGGAGGCGCAATGGTTAAACCGCGAGTTGAAGAAAGAGGCCGGTTGTTAAAGGAAAGCAAGCGATTATGGGTTTAACTCTTGCAAATTGGGCTCCAGTGGGGTAGAAGCGCTTGGGCCGGCGGTTTTTAGCACCGCGCGAGTCTCCCGGCGCGCGGTGCTTGGCCTTCCGAAATTCGGCCGATTGGTGTTCGCGCATTATACAGTTTTAACATTGCAGGATTATGATAAGCGTATGGTTAATTATATTTTGTGAAAGTACACAGAAGAGAAGCTTACAAGGGGCAAGTGCAAGCATAACAGGGAGAACGCAGGGAGGACGGGTATAACATGACCAAAGTGATTAATTTTGCGCATCGGGGCGCGGCGGGCCATTGTCCCGAGAATACGATGATCGCTTTCAAACGTGCTTTGGAGCTAGGGGCGACTGGGATCGAGACGGATGTACAAATGACGAAGGACGGGCATCCGGTGCTGATTCACGACGAGACGCTGCATCGCACGGCAGGTTCGCCGGAGTGGGTCAAGGATGTCACGCTGGCGGAGCTGTCAGCGAAGGAGGCGGGTTCATGGTTTCATGAAGATTACCGCGGAGAGAGAATCCCGACGCTGGAGCAGCTGCTTGAGCTTGTTGAGCCGCGCGACACGATCATTAATTTGGAACTGAAAAATGGGGTTGTCCAATATCCAGAACTTGAGAGCAAAGTAATAGACATGGTTCGCCGTTTTGGATTGTCCGAGCGCGTGATTATTTCCAGCTTCAATCACTATTCGCTTGTGGAGTGCAAGCGGATCGCTCCAGAAATTCGCACGGGGATTTTGTATATGGAGGGGCTGTACGAGCCATGGGATTATGCGAAGCGCATCGGTGCGGACGCCTTGCACGCCTTCCAGTACGCCGTCATTCCCGAGCTTGTCGCCGCGGCTTCGGAGCAGGGCATATCGTATCATCCGTTCACGGTTAATGAGAAGGCCGAAATGCAAGCGTTGATCCGTGCAGGCGTTGGCGGGATCATTACGGATTATCCCGACCGTTTGGCCGAGCTTCTGACGGCTGAAGGGGGTTAATGGGATGAGAAAAACGTGGCTGCTCGGTCTCGGCTTCCTCAGCATCAGCATGACGTGGGCGCTGTATAATGCGTTTGTGCCGCTTTTCTTGGCCAACTATTTAAAAAGCGCTGCCATGATCGGCTTCATGATGACGATCGATAATTATTTTGCCATGTTCCTGCAGCCGTGGATCGGTCACCGCAGCGACAAGACGCGCAGCAAGTATGGGAGGCGGATGCCTTATTTGCTGATCGGCATGCCGCTTGGCGCCGTGTTTGCCACGTTGATCCCGCTACATACCGGTTTTGTGGCCTTGGTGCTGTTTATGGTGCTGATGAACCTTTCCATGAGCATCTTCCGTTCTCCTACGGTGGCGCTCATGCCGGACATTACGCCAGAGAACAGCCGTACCCAAGCTAATGGAATTATTAATTTCATGGGCGGTCTCGGCTCGATTCTAGCTTTTGGCCTTGGCGCGCCGCTATACAAGCAGGCACCGTATTTGCCGTTTCTGTGCGCCGGGCTGGTTATGCTGTTTTCTCTAGTCATCCTGAAGAGCTTCATTAAGGAGCCCATAGTTCTGACGGGTTATGGCGATGGCAGCAGCAATCCGTTCCGGGCCGAGAGGGAGACCCGCACCCCGATACGAATCAAAGACCAGTTCGACCGCACGACATTGTTCATTTTAGGAGCGATCTTTTTCTGGTTCGTTGCTTATCAAGGGGTGGAAGCGCTGTTTACGCTCTATGGGACAAAATATATCGGCATGAGCGACAACGACGCGGCCTTCTCACTAACGTTCTTCTCCCTGGCATTTCTGGCATTTGCGCTGCCCAGCGGATGGCTTGGCGCCAAATACGGCAAGAAGAGAATCATTGCGCTTGGCGTGCTGGGCTTGTTCGTCATTTTCGGCTCGCTCGTCTTCGTGAAGTCTGTGCTCCTCCTTCGTGTGCTGCTGGTCGTCGGCGGGTTGTTCTGGGCCTGTATCAACATTAACTCGTACCCGTGGATCGTTGCGACGGGGCGGGAGGAGAGCATCGGGACACGAACCGGGATTTATTACTTCGTTTCCTCGCTGGCAGCCATCAGTTCCCCGCCTGTGCTCGGCTGGATCATCGATATGTTCGGATATTCGGCGCTATTCGCAAGCGCTTCGCTCGGGATGCTGCTGGCCGCTCTCTGCTTGATTGGCGCAAGGAACGACAATCGCTCCGCAGGCACGGGAGCTATCGATCAGGCTCCTCCGGCGATTCAATAGCTTTTAGGACATAAAAAACTCGGCGCTAGCGTCATTTGACGTAAGCGTCCGAGTTTTTGAGTTTTTGGCATTTGGAGATTTAGGCGGATTTCTTCCTGCCGCTAATCGCAAGGCCTAAGGCAATTAACGAGATCAACAGGGCGGCTGACGCCAGCACGATAGTCCATGTGCTTGCAGAGCTTGCGCTTTCTGCAGCTTCCGTCACAGGTGCAGCGCTAGTCTCGGCAGCGTCGGTGCTGCTGTGTGTCGCTGTATTTTCAGCGGCATTTTCTGCTTGCCCGGCGTTGCCGCTGGTGGCTTGATTTTGGTCGTGATCGTGGCTGTGCGAGTGGTTTGCGCTGTCTGCGGCGGAACCGGCATCTGGGCTTGAAGAGACTGCGGTGATGGAATGCGGCTTCTCGCTGCCTTCATCCCCCGTCCACTCGACAATGCTGCCATCGCTATAGTATTGGTAAGCATCCCATGCCAATTCGGCATCGCTGTCCGGATTTTTGGCGACGAAATCGAACTGCTGGAACTCGCCAGGCTTAATGCCTTCGCCCTCTGATGTCCAGGTGACGACAGTAACTTTATCCGAGCTGTCTTTCGTTAGCTCTACCTTCCAGTCCGGAATGGCGCGGTATTGCTTGAAATCCAGGCCTTCGGGAATTTTCAGGGATACTTTGACCGTAGGAATGTCTTTCTCAACGGGAACCTTGATCGTGTAAGTCTCCCAGGCTCCGGGAGCTGTGGTGCCCGGTTTGACGGTGACGTGCGCGCTGGCGATGCTGGCAAACAGCAGCAGGCATGCGGCCATGGCTGGAGCCAGAGCTATTGCTTTTGTAAGCATGGCGGAAAAGGATTGAACTTTTTGTTTCATAACGCTGAAAATCTCCTTTGCAATTTTTTATTTATAGTGAAGTTAGAAATCACTTGTTGCCGACTTGAAAGGTGAAGCTGCTATCAACCGTATCCAGCGATGACAGCAGAATATGAACGTGAAGCCTCCAACTGCCGCCCATTGTCACGATCGTATTTCCGCTTAGTGGGATAGAACCGTTCTTTCCTGGGATTACAAGT from Paenibacillus woosongensis includes the following:
- a CDS encoding PspA/IM30 family protein, whose product is MSILNRLSNLTKATIHEVLNKLEDPILMTGQYLRNLEEDIAAKENLLRERKTAAKVSEQKSLEAARNAQLQEQKALEALTAGNEEAARRAAVAKIHYQDEAEQFAANAKQAESQVFELELRLKEAKEELARLKEKRKELAERARKVEQSSSAESPNSSYGTFSGAAAKGFERMEEKISEWEAAMAKSGYSPFSADTANPDNDPAVSEELQRLKDQLSSDKNK
- a CDS encoding PspC domain-containing protein, whose translation is MMKKLYRSRTDKQISGLCGGIARYFNIDSTVVRLIALVAAICSFGTVVAIYLIASLIVPKEPAGLHYDYNDYGYDEHYSKF
- a CDS encoding flavodoxin family protein, which gives rise to MRIAVLHGSTREEGNTEALTEIVLDGLERTDIYLRGKTIRPIHDQRHEEGGFDPVDDDYDGIVQDVLEHDILVFTTPVYWYGPSGILKNFIDRWSQSLRDTRYNFKEAMAKKKAYVIVVGGDNPRIKALPLIQMLKYTFDFVGMPLEGYVIGKASRPGDIKGDSRALAEAQWLNRELKKEAGC
- a CDS encoding glycerophosphodiester phosphodiesterase codes for the protein MTKVINFAHRGAAGHCPENTMIAFKRALELGATGIETDVQMTKDGHPVLIHDETLHRTAGSPEWVKDVTLAELSAKEAGSWFHEDYRGERIPTLEQLLELVEPRDTIINLELKNGVVQYPELESKVIDMVRRFGLSERVIISSFNHYSLVECKRIAPEIRTGILYMEGLYEPWDYAKRIGADALHAFQYAVIPELVAAASEQGISYHPFTVNEKAEMQALIRAGVGGIITDYPDRLAELLTAEGG
- a CDS encoding SLC45 family MFS transporter is translated as MRKTWLLGLGFLSISMTWALYNAFVPLFLANYLKSAAMIGFMMTIDNYFAMFLQPWIGHRSDKTRSKYGRRMPYLLIGMPLGAVFATLIPLHTGFVALVLFMVLMNLSMSIFRSPTVALMPDITPENSRTQANGIINFMGGLGSILAFGLGAPLYKQAPYLPFLCAGLVMLFSLVILKSFIKEPIVLTGYGDGSSNPFRAERETRTPIRIKDQFDRTTLFILGAIFFWFVAYQGVEALFTLYGTKYIGMSDNDAAFSLTFFSLAFLAFALPSGWLGAKYGKKRIIALGVLGLFVIFGSLVFVKSVLLLRVLLVVGGLFWACININSYPWIVATGREESIGTRTGIYYFVSSLAAISSPPVLGWIIDMFGYSALFASASLGMLLAALCLIGARNDNRSAGTGAIDQAPPAIQ
- a CDS encoding YcnI family copper-binding membrane protein; amino-acid sequence: MKQKVQSFSAMLTKAIALAPAMAACLLLFASIASAHVTVKPGTTAPGAWETYTIKVPVEKDIPTVKVSLKIPEGLDFKQYRAIPDWKVELTKDSSDKVTVVTWTSEGEGIKPGEFQQFDFVAKNPDSDAELAWDAYQYYSDGSIVEWTGDEGSEKPHSITAVSSSPDAGSAADSANHSHSHDHDQNQATSGNAGQAENAAENTATHSSTDAAETSAAPVTEAAESASSASTWTIVLASAALLISLIALGLAISGRKKSA